A section of the Sebastes fasciatus isolate fSebFas1 chromosome 5, fSebFas1.pri, whole genome shotgun sequence genome encodes:
- the LOC141768007 gene encoding ras-related protein Rab-11B-like produces MGTRDDEYDYLFKVVLIGDSGVGKSNLLSRFTRNEFNLESKSTIGVEFATRSIQVDGKTIKAQIWDTAGQERYRAITSAYYRGAVGALLVYDIAKHLTYENIERWLKELRDHADNNIVIMQVGNKSDLRHLRAVPTDEARAFAEKNAISFIETSALDSTNVEEAFKNILTEIYRIVSQKQISDRSAHDESPGNNVVDISLPPTTDGQRGNKLPCCQAL; encoded by the exons ATGGGAACCCGAGATGATGAATACGACTACTTGTTCAAAG TCGTACTAATCGGTGACTCTGGAGTGGGGAAGAGTAACCTGCTGTCCCGTTTCACAAGAAATGAGTTCAACCTGGAGAGCAAGAGCACCATTGGGGTGGAGTTCGCCACCCGCAGCATCCAGGTGGACGGCAAGACGATAAAGGCCCAAATTTGGGACACAGCAGGACAGGAACGCTACAGAGCAATCACCTCAGc GTATTATCGGGGTGCAGTTGGAGCTCTCCTGGTTTACGACATCGCCAAGCACCTGACATACGAGAACATTGAACGCTGGCTGAAGGAGCTGAGGGACCACGCTGACAACAACATCGTCATCATGCAGGTTGGAAACAAGAGCGACCTCCGCCACCTCAGGGCGGTGCCCACTGATGAGGCTCGAGCCTTTGCAG AAAAGAACGCTATTTCATTTATTGAAACCTCCGCCTTGGACTCCACTAATGTAGAAGAGGCCTTTAAGAACATCCTCACAG aaaTCTACCGTATTGTGTCTCAGAAGCAAATATCGGACAGATCTGCACATGATGAGTCTCCAGGCAACAATGTAGTGGACATAAGCCTCCCCCCTACCACGGACGGGCAGAGGGGCAACAAACTCCCTTGTTGCCAAGCCCTGTGA
- the sh3gl1b gene encoding SH3-domain GRB2-like 1b, with product MSVAGFKKQFYKASQMVSEKVGGAEGTKLDDDFRDLERKVDVTSKAVVEVISKTSEYLQPNPASRAKLSMLNTMSKIRGQVKNPGYPQAEGLLGECMGKYGRDLGEDTNFGGALVDVGESMKRLAEVKDSLDIDVKQNFIDPLQGLCDKDLREIQHHLKKLEGRRLDYDYKKKRQGKIPDEELRQALEKFHESKEVAETSMYNLLETDIEQVSQLSSLVESQVQYHRQAVQVLEELSDKLRDRMSDAQNRPRREYTPKPKPIFDFGDDNHSNGCYSTSVAPPPSRNSAPEQPSCKALYDFDPENEGELGFREGDIITLTNQIDENWYEGMLNSQSGFFPLNYVEVLVPLPH from the exons aTGGTAAGTGAGAAAGTCGGAGGTGCTGAAGGAACAAAACTAGATGATGACTTCAGAGACTTGGAACGG AAAGTAGATGTGACCAGTAAAGCGGTAGTGGAGGTAATCTCCAAAACATCAGAGTACCTTCAGCCCAACCCAG CATCGCGGGCCAAACTGTCCATGTTGAACACCATGTCTAAGATCCGCGGCCAGGTGAAGAACCCCGGTTACCCTCAGGCCGAGGGGCTGCTAGGGGAATGTATGGGCAAGTACGGACGGGACCTCGGAGAGGACACTAACTTCG GTGGAGCGCTAGTAGATGTTGGAGAATCCATGAAGAGATTGGCGGAAGTCAAAGACTCTCTAGATATCGATGTCAAGCAGAACTTCATTGATCCATTGCAAGGGCTCTGTGACAAGGACCTCAGAGAGATACAG CATCACCTGAAGAAGCTGGAAGGTCGTCGTTTGGACTACGATTACAAGAAAAAGCGTCAGGGCAAGATCCCAGATGAGGAGCTTAGACAGGCCCTGGAGAAGTTTCACGAGTCAAAGGAAGTGGCCGAGACGAGCATGTACAACCTGCTGGAGACTGAC ataGAGCAGGTGAGCCAGCTGTCGTCCCTGGTGGAGTCCCAGGTGCAGTACCACAGACAGGCTGTGCAGGTGTTGGAGGAGCTGTCTGACAAACTCAGAGACAG GATGAGTGATGCTCAGAATCGACCAAGACGTGAATACACACCGAAACCAAAACCTATCTTTGACTTCGGAGACGACAACCATTCAAACGGCTGCTACTCGACCTCAGTGGCCCCTCCACCTTCACGCAACTCAG CACCGGAGCAGCCGAGCTGTAAGGCGCTGTACGACTTTGATCCAGAGAACGAGGGAGAGCTGGGCTTCCGCGAGGGCGACATCATCACCCTGACCAATCAGATCGACGAGAACTGGTACGAGGGCATGCTGAACAGCCAGTCGGGATTCTTCCCTCTCAACTACGTTGAGGTCCTCGTTCCGTTGCCACACTAA
- the mpnd gene encoding MPN domain-containing protein — MLLNNSRSDCGEVYLVKSSRSKNKPPKAPQKGAASRTDLKALSVAFTDMDSEPPSSPQVVEDGGEEDEEELSGGEEADLRSSSGRGSLLTRRGITLRVLLKDGLVEPGDGVLAIHYLGKNFVGDLLNDGKIRWVETGQIFNSPSAWATHCKRLVNPAKKSGCGWASVRYRGQKLVQYKTTWLHKYQPSADMSLVSEEDDDEDEEEGKTAVQADEKNKNNKPGLNDLMVSRRTDRERIPVRYCTLGTRDATRDPHTLVELSAFSAINRFQPFNVAVSSNVLLLMDFHCHLTSSEVVGYLGGRWDTNTQLLTVLRAFPCRTRLADRDSASAVEEEICQNLFMRGLSLVGWYHSHPRGPALPSLQDIDSQMDHQLRLQGSNNGFQPCLGIICGPYYHGNQGVASTITPFWVVPPPEQRPNDHGIPVAVEVTYVQDNFLTSDVLNEMMLLVDYYRSAPDLVHFSQYWCPDTSMLDKIKGSLSCHAPKDQAYSQILEHVYSQLSNTH, encoded by the exons ATGCTTTTGAATAATAGCCGGAGCGACTGTGGAGAAGTGTATCTTGTGAAATCCTCCAGGAGCAAAAACAAACCACCCAAAGCACCGCAGAAAGGAGCAGCTTCTAGGACCGATTTAAAGGCGCTCTCCGTCGCTTTCACAGACATGG ACTCAGAGCCACCCAGCTCTCCACAGGtggtggaggatggaggagaggaggatgaggaggagctgAGCGGAGGGGAGGAGGCAGACCTGAGGTCCAGCTCCGGTCGGGGCTCCCTGCTGACCCGGAGAGGCATCACCCTGAGGGTGCTGCTCAAGGACGGCCTGGTGGAGCCGGGGGACGGCGTGCTCGCCATCCACTAcctg GGTAAGAACTTTGTAGGAGACCTGTTGAATGATGGGAAAATCCGGTGGGTGGAGACGGGCCAGATCTTCAATTCCCCGAGCGCCTGGGCGACGCACTGCAAACGTCTGGTCAACCCGGCCAAGAAGTCCGGCTGTGGCTGGGCGTCTGTACGCTACCGGGGACAGAAGCTGGTCCAGTACAAAACCACCTGGCTGCACAAGTACCAACCCAGCGCAGACATG AGCCTGGTGAGTGAGGAGGATGATGacgaggatgaagaggaagggaAGACGGCTGTGCAGGCAGATgagaagaacaaaaacaacaaacctgGATTAAATG ACTTGATGGTTTCACGGAGGACCGACAGAGAGAGAATTCCTGTCAGATATTGCACCTTGGGCACCAGAGACGCCACCAG AGATCCACACACACTGGTGGAGCTGTCAGCCTTCTCAGCCATCAACAGATTCCAGCCTTTCAACGTAGCCGTGTCCAGTAACGTTCTGCTGCTAATG GACTTCCACTGTCACCTGACCTCCAGTGAGGTAGTAGGATACCTCGGAGGACGATGGGATACAAACACACAAC TGCTGACAGTCTTGAGGGCGTTCCCCTGTCGGACCCGGCTGGCAGACAGAGACTCGGCTTCTGCTGTTGAGGAGGAG ATCTGTCAGAACCTGTTCATGCGCGGGCTGTCGTTGGTGGGCTGGTACCACAGTCACCCGCGAGGTCCGGCTCTGCCGTCGCTGCAGGACATCGACTCCCAGATGGACCATCAGCTGAGGCTGCAGGGCTCAAACAACGGCTTCCAGCCCTGTCTGGGCATCATCTGTG gacCGTATTATCACGGCAATCAAGGTGTGGCGTCCACAATAACCCCGTTCTGGGTCGTACCACCGCCTGAG CAACGGCCCAACGACCACGGTATCCCCGTGGCTGTAGAGGTCACCTACGTACAGGACAACTTCCTCACCAGTGATGTTCTTAATGAGATG ATGCTGCTGGTTGACTACTACAGGTCAGCTCCCGACCTCGTCCACTTCAGCCAGTATTGGTGTCCTGATACGAGCATGTTGGACAAGATCAAG gGCTCTCTGAGCTGCCACGCTCCCAAAGATCAGGCCTACTCTCAGATCTTGGAGCACGTCTACAGTCAGCTGAGCAACACACACTGA